Below is a genomic region from Virgibacillus dokdonensis.
TTTAATCCAATGACAACAAAATATATGCATTATTCAAAAGGTGTTTGCATTCAAATTGAACATATATCTACATTGTACATGAGTATTTCCTATAATGGAAGGAAACCCACGTTTAAAGATTTCCAGAATCGAGCAAGATGATAAAAAATGGAAAGGGGTAGAAAGATGAATAAAAAGACCATTTTGATTTTGTTTACCATGATATGTATTATCATTTTATCAGCTTGTAATACAACCGATGAAGAACAAACAAAAGAAAAACAACAGTCGAACGAATCAGTAGAAACAGTTGGCAATATGGAGGAAGATGCTTCGAAGCAAATTTTTGTTTCATTAAAGGATCGCAAGCAACAGGAAGTAGCTACAGCAACATTAACTCAGGAAGAAGATGGCGTACGTATTCAATTATCAGGACAAAATTTCACACCTGGAAAGCATGGTTTTCATATCCATGAGACAGGTGCATGCGAAGGACCTGATTTTAGTTCTGCTGGTGGACATTTCAATCCCACAAACGTGAGTCATGGAAATGTTGAGGATGGTCCGCATGCAGGTGATTTGCCTAACATTGAAGTGAAGGAAGATGGTACTGTGCAAGCTGACATCTTAGCTGAAATGGTTACGCTTGAAAAAGGAAAGCCAAATTCATTACTAAAAGAGGATGGAACAGCCCTTGTCATTCATTCGGATGAAGATGATTACAAGTCACAGCCTGCAGGGAATGCAGGAGAACGCATTGCTTGTGGTGTGATTCAAGAAGGGGAATGAAAAGGACAGGCGAGCGATTATAGCTCGCTTATTTTAAGAGATAAGAAAGTATAAAAATTTGATGCTATGGGATGACCAAATAACCGAATGAGCCACGTCCGGCTCCATCGCCCAGCAACTAGGCGACTTCACGAATCGCCTTACGATAAGTCATCATCGGTTCGTACTAAATAGGAAGGCCGACTAAAGACGGGCTTGCCGGAGGGCGCCGGCATACTTCTGTTGCAGGAGCATGATTCCTAAAACTTTGTTGATTCGCTCCACTCGCTACGTTGCTAAACGGGCGCTTCCGCCTTTGTTCTACTATAGTAAAAGAAAAACTCGGCTTACACAAAAAAATGTAGCAATAAGCCGAGTTTTTCCCATGAGAAAAGATATATAAAATAAGTGGTTTGTGATTCATGCCGTAACCAAATAAGTAAGCGCTCAGCAGTTAGGTGACTTCACTTCATTTAAGCTAAGTCATTATCCGTTCGTCGCTAAGAGAAAGGTCGACTAAAAACGGGGCTTGCCGCCCGACGTCGGCACTCCCTTGTTTTAGTGGCATGATTCCTAAAAGTTTCGTTGCTAACAGGACGCTCCAAGCCTTTATTCTGCATTGTTTACATGCTTGCGTTGGAAATTTGCAATATTTTCATACTCTGCTTTCAAAACTTGAGGTAGACGTATGAAAAGCGGAAGTAGCTCATCGTAAACAGCACTTGCAGCTTCATTTGGTTGATGGGTATGTGTAGCGCCAATCATTTCGGAAACAACTGAAAAGTCATCAATCTCATTTGTAGCGTACATGCCTAATACGATTGCGCCGAGGCAAGAACTTTCATAGCTTTCTGGTATGACAACAGGTTTATGGAAGACATCGGCCATCAGTTGACGCCACATGGCTGATCGAGCAAAGCCACCCGTCGCTTGGATTTGTTTTGGCTCTCCTGTCAATGCAGTGACTGCAAGTAAAACGGTACGTAAGTTAAACATAACACCCTCTAGTACGGCGCGTACCATATGTTGTTTTTGATGATGAATGCTTAATCCGAAGAAAGAAGCACGTGCATTAGCATCCCAAAGTGGTGCACGCTCCCCCGTCATAAATGGGTGAAATAAAAGCCCGTCAGAACCTGGTGCTACACCTTCAGCCATTTTCGTTAGTACATCATAGGGGTCCATACCTAATCGTTTGGCTGTTTCTACTTCAGAAGCTGCAAATTCATCCCGTACCCAACGTAGAATCATTCCTCCATTATTAACGGGTCCGCCAACAACCCAATGCTTTTCTGTTAATGCATAGCAAAAAGTTCTACCCAGTGGATCTGTTTTTGGTTTGTCGGTGACTGTACGTATCGCACCGCTTGTTCCAATCGTAACGGCAGTAACGCCAGATTCAATCGCGTTGACACCAAGATTGGAAAGTACACCATCACTTGCTCCGATGAGAAACGGCGTGTTTACGTCTATTCCCATTTCTTTACAAATAACTTCGTCTACACCAGTAAATGTCTTTGTAGTAGGCACGAGTGTGGACAGGTTTTCTGGGGTTATCCCTGCTACTTGTAATGCTTCCTCATCCCAATCTAATGCTTCTAGGTTCAATAAACCGGTTGCCGAAGCAATGGAGTAGTCAATCACATAGGAATGGAATAAACGAGAAAATATATATTCTTTAATCGAGATGAATTTATGCGCTCGTTGGAACAGTGCTGGTTCTTCTGTTCGTAACCATAATAGTTTGGCTAACGGCGACATGGGATGTATCGGCGTTCCTGTTCTTAAATAGATTTCATGCCCATTTTTCTTATCGTTTATCTCTTTAGCATATGGAGCA
It encodes:
- a CDS encoding superoxide dismutase family protein, whose amino-acid sequence is MNKKTILILFTMICIIILSACNTTDEEQTKEKQQSNESVETVGNMEEDASKQIFVSLKDRKQQEVATATLTQEEDGVRIQLSGQNFTPGKHGFHIHETGACEGPDFSSAGGHFNPTNVSHGNVEDGPHAGDLPNIEVKEDGTVQADILAEMVTLEKGKPNSLLKEDGTALVIHSDEDDYKSQPAGNAGERIACGVIQEGE
- the gntK gene encoding gluconokinase; this encodes MTASAYYLGVDIGTTSTKAVLFTKNGKAISKSAVHYPLHTPNPLVAEQDPNEIFQAVVTTIKETMQTSRIHPKALKFVAFSSAMHSLIAVDEVGNLLTNSITWADTRSAPYAKEINDKKNGHEIYLRTGTPIHPMSPLAKLLWLRTEEPALFQRAHKFISIKEYIFSRLFHSYVIDYSIASATGLLNLEALDWDEEALQVAGITPENLSTLVPTTKTFTGVDEVICKEMGIDVNTPFLIGASDGVLSNLGVNAIESGVTAVTIGTSGAIRTVTDKPKTDPLGRTFCYALTEKHWVVGGPVNNGGMILRWVRDEFAASEVETAKRLGMDPYDVLTKMAEGVAPGSDGLLFHPFMTGERAPLWDANARASFFGLSIHHQKQHMVRAVLEGVMFNLRTVLLAVTALTGEPKQIQATGGFARSAMWRQLMADVFHKPVVIPESYESSCLGAIVLGMYATNEIDDFSVVSEMIGATHTHQPNEAASAVYDELLPLFIRLPQVLKAEYENIANFQRKHVNNAE